The proteins below come from a single Flavobacterium lindanitolerans genomic window:
- a CDS encoding putative porin: MAKFFYVALFLLPLFVFAQTKDPQTKGNIAAGKEKKVQLTEPAKNDTIATIDMYKIITLQHDTTYVDTSLTIQKEYKFNYLRKDNFGLLPFANEGQTFNTLDYGYNKTTAYPGFGFAGKHFNYLEVDDIKYYNVATPMTDLYFKTVMEQGQMIDAFITLNTSERLNFSIGYRGLRSLGKYVNQLSSNGNFKFMTSYNTSNERYFLKAHFTGQDLTNGENGGIVNLEDFEGGDSEFDNRARLDVYFLDATSILKGNRYFVDHHFRINANKSTNNLYVDHQFNYENKFFEYTQPTIVTSITTPAQGTIRMSRFGSSYRSSNINDKTRYNRMYNKVGATYENSTLGQFQFFIEDFRYNYFYNRIIIESPTYTIGNLLSDEFNVVGGQYTYQKNNWNGRFLFSSSISDQKMSTLDANLSYKFDEKNNIHFQYQNLSKVPDHIYNLFQSSYIDYNWANNFENEKINSLNVNANTQWANASLQVSNLKNHLYFFNESTSQDTLTIKPAQYSKAINYLSLKVSKEFKFRKWALDNTVLYQKVAQDDDIINVPQLVTRNTLYYSTHVFKKAMFLQTGVTFSYFSKYYANDYNPVIGDFYIQTKREIGGFPTFDFFVNAKIRNTRVYLKAEHFNSGFMDKNYYSAPNYPYRDFIVRFGLVWNFFS, encoded by the coding sequence ATGGCAAAGTTTTTTTATGTAGCGCTATTTTTATTACCACTTTTTGTCTTTGCGCAAACAAAAGACCCACAAACAAAAGGGAATATTGCTGCTGGCAAAGAAAAAAAGGTTCAATTAACAGAACCTGCCAAAAATGACACTATTGCTACAATTGATATGTACAAGATTATCACTCTGCAGCATGATACTACCTATGTTGATACTTCCTTAACCATACAGAAAGAGTATAAATTCAATTATCTACGGAAGGATAATTTTGGGCTACTCCCTTTTGCCAACGAAGGACAGACTTTTAATACGCTTGATTATGGCTATAACAAAACGACAGCCTATCCGGGATTTGGATTCGCAGGAAAACATTTTAATTATCTTGAAGTAGACGATATAAAATACTATAATGTTGCTACGCCAATGACAGACCTTTATTTTAAAACTGTTATGGAACAAGGCCAGATGATAGATGCTTTTATTACCCTGAATACGTCTGAAAGGTTAAACTTTTCAATTGGATACAGAGGTTTGCGTTCGCTTGGAAAATATGTGAATCAACTTTCAAGTAACGGGAATTTCAAGTTTATGACCAGTTATAATACCTCAAATGAAAGATATTTTTTAAAAGCACACTTTACAGGCCAGGATCTCACCAATGGAGAAAATGGAGGTATTGTAAATCTGGAAGACTTTGAAGGTGGTGATAGTGAATTTGACAACAGGGCAAGGCTGGATGTGTATTTTTTAGATGCTACTTCAATCCTTAAAGGGAATCGTTATTTTGTAGACCATCATTTTAGAATCAACGCCAATAAAAGTACCAACAACCTTTATGTAGACCACCAGTTCAATTACGAGAATAAGTTTTTTGAATATACACAACCAACAATCGTTACCTCAATCACTACACCGGCACAAGGAACAATCAGAATGTCCAGATTTGGAAGTTCCTACAGATCAAGTAACATAAATGACAAAACCCGTTATAACAGGATGTATAATAAAGTTGGGGCGACTTATGAAAACAGTACATTAGGACAGTTCCAGTTTTTTATAGAAGATTTCAGATACAATTATTTCTATAACCGTATAATTATAGAAAGCCCAACATATACCATTGGAAATCTGTTATCCGATGAATTTAATGTGGTCGGCGGGCAATATACTTATCAAAAAAACAATTGGAATGGAAGGTTTTTATTTTCAAGCTCAATTTCCGATCAGAAAATGTCTACGCTTGATGCGAACCTGTCCTACAAATTTGATGAGAAAAACAATATACATTTCCAATACCAGAATCTGAGTAAGGTTCCGGATCATATATATAATCTTTTTCAAAGTAGCTATATAGATTATAATTGGGCTAATAATTTTGAAAATGAAAAGATAAATAGCCTGAACGTAAATGCAAATACGCAATGGGCAAATGCATCCTTGCAGGTGTCAAACTTGAAAAATCATTTGTACTTTTTTAATGAAAGTACCTCTCAGGACACATTAACAATTAAACCGGCACAATACTCCAAAGCAATTAATTATTTGTCGCTGAAAGTGTCTAAAGAATTTAAGTTCAGAAAATGGGCGCTTGACAATACTGTCCTTTACCAAAAAGTAGCCCAGGACGATGACATTATAAATGTTCCACAATTGGTTACAAGAAATACGCTTTATTATTCTACCCATGTTTTCAAGAAAGCAATGTTTTTACAGACAGGTGTAACATTCAGCTATTTCTCGAAATATTATGCAAATGATTACAATCCGGTTATAGGTGACTTCTATATCCAAACCAAAAGAGAAATAGGAGGTTTTCCAACGTTTGACTTTTTTGTAAATGCTAAGATTCGCAATACAAGAGTCTATCTGAAAGCAGAGCATTTCAATTCGGGTTTTATGGATAAAAATTATTATTCGGCGCCTAATTATCCATACCGTGATTTTATCGTGCGTTTCGGATTGGTTTGGAATTTCTTCTCTTAA
- a CDS encoding pyridoxal-phosphate dependent enzyme, whose product MKYANNILETIGNTPLVKLNKVTKEVDALVLAKVETFNPGNSVKDRMAVKMIEDAEADGRLKPGGTIIEGTSGNTGMGLALGAIVKGYKLICVISDKQSKEKMDILRAVGARVVVCPTDVEPTDPRSYYSVSKRLAEETPNSWYVNQYDNPSNSLAHYEQTGPEIWEQTDGKITHFVVGVGTGGTISGVAKFLKEKNPNIKIWGVDTYGSVFKKYHETGIFDENEIYSYITEGIGEDILPKNVDFSLIDGFTKVTDKDAAVYTRKIALEEGIFVGNSAGSAIKGVLQLKEHFKPEDVVVVLFHDSGSRYVGKMFNDDWMRERGFLDEEITKAEDVIKDHIDKPLVVVRTEELVSHAIERMRKYKISQIPVIDINGFVGSVDETDLFQSYVSDKNVADKPIKEVMGKPYPIVKSGTSIEEVSKLFSKDNQAVLVDLGNGKHHIITKYDIIGSIK is encoded by the coding sequence ATGAAATACGCAAATAATATATTAGAAACTATAGGGAATACGCCCTTAGTAAAACTAAACAAAGTCACTAAAGAGGTCGATGCTTTGGTTTTGGCAAAAGTAGAAACCTTCAATCCCGGCAATTCGGTTAAGGATAGAATGGCGGTAAAGATGATTGAAGACGCCGAAGCTGACGGACGACTAAAACCAGGTGGGACTATTATTGAAGGTACCTCCGGTAATACAGGGATGGGTTTGGCTTTAGGTGCTATTGTAAAAGGATATAAGCTGATTTGCGTAATTTCTGACAAGCAATCCAAAGAAAAAATGGATATTCTTCGTGCAGTTGGAGCACGGGTTGTGGTATGTCCGACAGATGTTGAACCAACCGACCCACGTTCTTATTATTCAGTTTCCAAAAGACTGGCTGAAGAAACGCCAAACTCATGGTATGTCAACCAATATGACAATCCGTCTAACTCTTTAGCTCACTATGAGCAAACCGGTCCGGAAATCTGGGAACAGACGGATGGAAAAATCACGCATTTTGTTGTGGGTGTAGGGACAGGTGGAACTATTTCCGGAGTCGCAAAATTCCTGAAAGAAAAAAATCCTAATATTAAAATTTGGGGTGTTGATACTTATGGTTCTGTATTTAAAAAATACCATGAAACCGGAATTTTTGATGAAAATGAAATTTACTCCTATATCACAGAAGGTATAGGTGAGGACATCCTTCCAAAGAATGTTGATTTCTCACTAATAGATGGTTTTACAAAAGTAACCGATAAAGATGCAGCAGTTTATACAAGAAAAATTGCCTTGGAAGAAGGGATTTTCGTTGGTAATTCAGCCGGTTCAGCTATAAAAGGTGTGTTGCAGTTAAAAGAGCATTTCAAGCCGGAGGATGTCGTTGTGGTTCTTTTCCATGATTCAGGAAGCCGTTATGTGGGTAAAATGTTTAATGACGACTGGATGCGTGAAAGAGGATTCCTTGATGAAGAAATTACAAAAGCGGAAGACGTAATCAAAGATCATATAGATAAACCATTGGTGGTAGTTCGTACAGAAGAATTAGTTTCTCATGCCATTGAAAGAATGCGCAAATATAAAATTTCACAAATTCCTGTAATCGATATCAATGGTTTTGTAGGATCGGTTGATGAAACGGATTTATTCCAAAGCTATGTTTCAGATAAAAATGTAGCCGATAAACCAATTAAGGAAGTTATGGGCAAGCCTTATCCGATTGTGAAATCGGGAACTTCAATAGAAGAAGTTTCTAAATTGTTCAGCAAAGACAATCAGGCTGTGCTGGTTGATTTGGGTAACGGGAAACATCATATTATTACCAAATACGATATTATTGGTTCTATAAAATAA
- a CDS encoding GLPGLI family protein: MKHYFLIIFAFFTIASTAQKNNKAYKITYSRTSNGKTIEGQDPVLVFSDANESIITSENNITGKAEYPFEETFISKNSNVIQLARLSASRKIFTVDSLSLAKQTFEIGNETRTILGYKCKKAKTIINSNTIELWFTNDLNIKGAPSILGQKLGLVLEMNRNNNYIITATKIEKIKSIPTSLLTLKSNFSAIDALTYRDLLWKSRFITIPVFENEVINFSDASKSNDSILRFANGTIILKKIKFPEIKSGSQVFVDLKEQSNGDAYDRTGTVFAIPSKEKFSFMEGLKNGAKTLPVYENGNGKQYQGVIKTGEFSPLLELMRFFTPFGIKQYGHIQLKDKTWHESVPYRQDISELYSALSNQEVYIGTFIGNYDKGGHKISLNITIHGEEKQSPKDSFVLPLFNTTNIMEMAGQEYATMFNNEKGLVVDFVLEKDVKNAKLRYITTGHGGWENGDEFVPKKNTILLDGKEAFGFIPWRMDCGSYRLFNPASGNFNNGLSSSDYSRSNWCPGTVTNPMLIELGDLKAGKHTIQIKIPQGPNEGGGFSSWNVSGILIGD; this comes from the coding sequence ATGAAACACTACTTCTTAATCATTTTTGCTTTTTTTACGATTGCTTCTACGGCTCAAAAAAACAACAAGGCCTATAAAATAACCTATTCCAGAACTTCAAACGGAAAAACAATCGAAGGCCAGGATCCTGTTTTGGTATTTTCGGATGCCAATGAATCTATCATTACTTCTGAAAACAATATTACCGGCAAAGCCGAATATCCTTTTGAAGAGACTTTTATTTCCAAAAATTCTAATGTCATTCAACTTGCACGTCTTTCTGCCTCAAGAAAAATTTTTACTGTTGACAGCTTGTCTCTGGCAAAACAAACCTTTGAAATTGGAAATGAAACCCGCACTATTTTAGGATATAAATGTAAAAAGGCAAAGACGATTATCAACTCAAATACTATTGAGCTGTGGTTTACGAATGATCTTAATATTAAAGGTGCGCCAAGCATTTTAGGACAGAAATTAGGTTTGGTACTCGAAATGAACCGTAATAACAATTACATTATTACTGCAACAAAAATTGAAAAAATCAAATCGATACCAACCAGCTTACTTACATTAAAAAGTAACTTTTCAGCTATTGACGCTTTAACCTATCGCGACCTACTGTGGAAAAGCCGATTTATTACCATTCCGGTTTTTGAAAACGAAGTCATTAATTTTTCCGATGCATCAAAATCAAACGACAGTATTCTCCGATTTGCGAACGGGACGATTATTCTGAAAAAAATAAAGTTTCCTGAAATCAAATCGGGCAGCCAGGTATTTGTTGACCTGAAAGAACAATCCAACGGAGATGCGTATGACAGGACTGGAACCGTTTTCGCCATCCCTTCCAAAGAAAAATTTTCTTTTATGGAAGGACTGAAAAATGGAGCCAAGACACTTCCTGTCTATGAGAACGGAAATGGAAAACAATATCAGGGCGTAATAAAAACAGGCGAGTTTTCGCCACTATTAGAATTAATGCGATTCTTTACTCCTTTTGGCATCAAACAGTATGGACACATACAGCTAAAAGACAAGACCTGGCACGAAAGTGTACCTTATCGTCAGGATATTTCAGAACTGTATTCTGCCTTGAGCAATCAGGAAGTTTATATAGGAACTTTTATTGGAAATTATGATAAAGGCGGGCATAAGATAAGCCTTAACATTACAATTCATGGAGAAGAGAAACAATCTCCTAAAGACAGCTTTGTATTGCCGCTTTTCAACACGACCAACATCATGGAGATGGCCGGCCAGGAATATGCAACAATGTTCAATAATGAAAAAGGACTGGTTGTAGATTTCGTTTTGGAAAAAGATGTAAAAAATGCCAAACTCCGTTATATTACAACCGGACATGGGGGATGGGAAAATGGAGATGAGTTTGTTCCAAAGAAAAACACAATTCTTTTGGATGGAAAAGAAGCATTCGGGTTTATTCCCTGGCGAATGGATTGCGGTTCTTATCGTCTTTTTAATCCGGCTTCAGGCAATTTCAACAACGGATTATCTTCGTCCGACTATAGCCGTTCCAACTGGTGTCCCGGAACAGTAACCAACCCTATGCTAATCGAATTAGGCGACCTAAAAGCAGGAAAACATACTATTCAGATAAAAATTCCTCAAGGTCCTAATGAAGGCGGCGGTTTTAGTTCCTGGAATGTTTCAGGAATCTTAATTGGTGATTAA
- a CDS encoding DUF2851 family protein: protein MKEDFLHFLWQFKKFDLAQLYTTQGEKLTIISSGLYLQKAGPDFFNAQIVIGAQKWAGNVEIHRKSSDWYLHNHETDPNYDNVILHVVWEHDMEVFRKDNTELAVLELSKFVSGKMLENYQTLMMDKTWIYCEKQITLVDGFVLDNWKERLFFERLEKKSRLIWNTFSETLNDWEALLFCLLAKNFGLNSNGETFLKMALSIPFQKIRKESFEVKNLEALFYGRVGLLYNENEDVYFQDLKGRWDYLRNKHILKRIYVDPVQFFRLRPSNFPTIRLSQLANLYHSKPNLFSKIIESKSLAEFYKIFDVSASDYWSDHYQFDKQSRRKEKKLTNAFIDLLLINTVVPLKFAYAAYVGDDISEEIVQLLSEIPAEKNIIIDKFRDFGIVANNAYETQALLQLKNEYCNKKRCLECGIGLELMKN from the coding sequence ATGAAAGAAGATTTTCTGCATTTTCTCTGGCAGTTCAAAAAGTTTGATCTTGCCCAATTATACACTACTCAGGGTGAAAAACTCACTATTATCAGTTCAGGGCTCTATCTTCAGAAAGCCGGGCCAGATTTTTTTAATGCCCAGATTGTTATAGGTGCCCAAAAATGGGCCGGAAATGTTGAAATACATCGCAAGTCATCAGACTGGTATTTGCATAACCATGAAACTGATCCTAATTATGATAATGTAATTCTTCATGTTGTTTGGGAACATGATATGGAGGTTTTCAGAAAAGACAATACGGAGCTAGCCGTTTTGGAACTGAGTAAATTTGTTTCTGGAAAAATGCTGGAGAATTACCAGACATTAATGATGGACAAGACCTGGATCTATTGTGAAAAACAAATTACTCTGGTTGATGGTTTTGTGCTGGACAATTGGAAAGAACGGCTGTTTTTTGAAAGGCTTGAAAAAAAATCACGATTGATATGGAATACATTTTCAGAGACCTTAAATGATTGGGAAGCTTTGTTGTTTTGCCTTTTGGCGAAAAATTTCGGATTAAACAGTAATGGAGAAACCTTTTTAAAGATGGCGCTTTCTATTCCTTTCCAAAAAATCAGAAAGGAAAGTTTTGAGGTTAAAAATTTGGAAGCCTTATTTTATGGGAGAGTCGGATTACTTTATAATGAAAATGAAGATGTTTATTTTCAGGATTTGAAAGGACGATGGGATTATTTAAGAAATAAGCATATTTTGAAAAGAATATATGTAGACCCCGTGCAGTTTTTTAGACTTCGCCCAAGTAATTTTCCAACGATCAGACTTTCACAATTGGCCAATCTGTATCATTCAAAACCAAATTTATTTTCGAAAATAATAGAAAGCAAGTCGCTTGCAGAGTTTTATAAAATATTTGATGTGTCTGCTTCGGACTATTGGAGTGACCATTATCAGTTTGACAAACAAAGCCGCAGAAAAGAAAAAAAGCTTACGAATGCTTTTATTGATTTATTATTGATTAATACTGTTGTGCCGCTAAAATTTGCTTACGCTGCTTATGTAGGTGATGATATTTCTGAGGAGATTGTACAATTGCTTTCTGAAATTCCGGCAGAGAAAAACATAATTATCGATAAGTTCCGCGATTTTGGGATTGTTGCGAACAATGCCTATGAAACGCAGGCCTTATTACAGCTCAAAAATGAATATTGTAACAAGAAACGCTGCTTGGAATGTGGAATCGGGCTCGAACTCATGAAAAACTGA
- a CDS encoding ComEA family DNA-binding protein, whose product MPINKSFFRFDSKQRMGIFVLLMIILIIQLTAYFIDVTIKEDVSVEKQEWLSLQAEIDSLKIAKTSSKPEMYPFNPNFITDYKGYKLGMSTIEIDRLLEFRKANKYVNSAQEFQTVTKISDSLLNVISPYFKFPDWVKNKKNDFSQEKQPAFKKEKIALIDINKATQEDLMKIYGIGPGLSERILKQKDLLGGFVSMEQMSDIWGLSPEVIEKLNVQFYVGSLTEIKKIKINDASVKELSQFPYFRYPVSKEIVTYRSMNNGVLTIEDLTKVKGFPVEKIKIIALYLEF is encoded by the coding sequence ATGCCAATAAACAAATCTTTCTTCAGGTTTGATTCCAAACAACGCATGGGTATTTTTGTACTACTCATGATTATACTGATAATACAGTTAACGGCTTATTTTATTGATGTGACAATTAAGGAAGACGTCTCTGTTGAAAAACAAGAGTGGCTTTCTCTTCAAGCAGAAATTGATTCCCTGAAAATTGCAAAGACAAGCAGTAAACCGGAAATGTATCCTTTTAACCCTAATTTCATTACAGATTATAAAGGCTATAAATTAGGGATGTCTACCATTGAAATAGACAGGCTTCTGGAATTCAGAAAGGCAAATAAATATGTAAATTCTGCACAAGAATTTCAGACAGTCACAAAAATTTCCGATTCATTGTTAAATGTCATTTCTCCGTATTTCAAATTTCCGGATTGGGTTAAAAATAAGAAGAATGATTTTTCACAAGAAAAACAGCCTGCGTTTAAGAAAGAGAAAATAGCACTTATCGATATCAATAAAGCGACCCAGGAAGACCTGATGAAAATATATGGAATCGGACCGGGTTTGTCTGAACGGATTTTGAAGCAAAAAGATTTGCTGGGAGGTTTTGTCAGCATGGAGCAGATGAGTGACATATGGGGATTATCGCCGGAAGTTATTGAAAAGCTAAATGTGCAATTTTATGTTGGATCACTGACGGAAATTAAAAAAATAAAAATAAATGATGCATCTGTAAAAGAACTGTCTCAATTCCCGTATTTTAGATATCCGGTTAGTAAGGAAATAGTCACTTACAGAAGCATGAATAATGGGGTTTTAACTATTGAGGATTTAACAAAAGTTAAAGGTTTTCCTGTTGAAAAAATAAAAATAATTGCTTTATATTTGGAATTCTAA
- a CDS encoding acyl-CoA dehydrogenase family protein gives MNSTYFTEEHELFRKSLQDFLQKEVVPHIEKWEKTGTIERFIWKKFGEMGFFGINYPEAYGGMNLDLFYTVVFLEELQKIKSSGFAAAMWAHAYLAMTHLNAEGDERIKQDYLATSISGDKIGALCITEPFGGSDVAGMRTTAVKQGNKYVINGSKTFITNGVYADYYVVAAKTSPELGNKGISMFLVDSNLKGIATTKLDKLGWRASDTAEIAFDNVEIPEENLMGEEGKGFPYIMQHFALERLIMAINAHARAEYAIEYTIGYMSEREAFGKTIDKFQALRHTIVEHATDVEHCKIFNYATVARLNQKEYVVKEASMAKLKSTKVADETIYSCLQMLGGYGYMEEYPLARLLRDSRLGPIGGGTSEILKEILSKIIIDKQNYKPAVK, from the coding sequence ATGAATTCAACATACTTTACCGAAGAACACGAATTATTTAGAAAGAGCCTACAAGATTTTTTACAAAAAGAAGTGGTCCCGCATATTGAAAAATGGGAAAAAACAGGAACAATAGAGCGTTTTATTTGGAAAAAATTTGGCGAAATGGGTTTCTTCGGAATCAATTATCCTGAAGCTTACGGAGGGATGAATTTGGATTTATTTTATACTGTGGTCTTTTTAGAGGAGCTTCAAAAAATTAAATCTTCTGGCTTTGCAGCAGCAATGTGGGCTCATGCTTATTTGGCAATGACACACTTAAATGCAGAAGGCGACGAGAGAATCAAACAGGATTATTTAGCTACGAGTATTTCAGGAGATAAAATAGGGGCATTGTGTATTACAGAGCCTTTTGGAGGAAGTGATGTTGCCGGAATGCGTACAACAGCAGTTAAGCAGGGTAATAAATATGTTATTAATGGCTCAAAAACTTTTATCACAAACGGTGTCTATGCAGATTATTATGTAGTAGCAGCCAAAACAAGTCCGGAATTGGGCAATAAGGGTATAAGTATGTTTTTGGTGGATTCGAATCTGAAAGGAATAGCCACTACAAAACTGGATAAATTAGGATGGAGAGCTTCAGATACTGCCGAAATTGCATTTGATAATGTTGAAATTCCCGAAGAGAATCTTATGGGAGAAGAAGGAAAAGGTTTTCCTTATATTATGCAGCATTTTGCACTCGAACGATTGATTATGGCAATAAATGCGCATGCGAGAGCTGAATATGCCATTGAATACACTATAGGATATATGTCGGAACGTGAGGCGTTTGGAAAAACGATAGACAAATTTCAGGCATTAAGACACACCATTGTTGAACATGCGACAGATGTGGAACACTGCAAAATATTTAACTATGCCACAGTTGCCAGGCTAAACCAAAAAGAATATGTGGTGAAAGAGGCCTCGATGGCTAAATTGAAATCTACTAAAGTGGCTGATGAAACAATCTATAGCTGTTTGCAAATGTTAGGAGGTTATGGATATATGGAAGAATATCCTCTGGCGCGTTTATTAAGAGATAGTCGTTTAGGTCCGATTGGTGGAGGAACCTCAGAAATTTTAAAAGAAATTTTATCGAAAATAATAATCGACAAGCAGAATTATAAACCGGCGGTAAAATAA
- the rpsU gene encoding 30S ribosomal protein S21, translating into MLIIPIKDGENIDRALKRYKRKFDKTGTVRQLRARQAFIKPSVVRRAQIQKAGYIQSLRDQLEN; encoded by the coding sequence ATGTTAATTATACCAATTAAAGACGGAGAAAATATCGATAGAGCATTAAAGCGCTATAAGAGAAAATTTGATAAAACTGGAACAGTTCGTCAATTAAGAGCACGTCAGGCTTTCATAAAGCCGTCTGTTGTCAGAAGAGCTCAAATCCAAAAAGCTGGTTACATCCAAAGCCTTAGAGATCAATTAGAAAATTAA
- a CDS encoding tyrosine-type recombinase/integrase: MLDNKGSFKDYLQKEKKYSLHTVTAYSNDLSDFEAFLKQDFDQDSLEDVNYSQIRSWIVSLVDAGISNTSVNRKISSLKSFYKFLLKIKRIQVSPLLKHKALKTPKKLQIPFSEKELDNVLNYIVYPEGFEGIRDKLIIDLFYTTGIRRAELIGLKVANVDLSKGVLKVLGKRNKERILPMLPVIQEQIRLYLSERAGLEEIKDGEFFFLTLKGVKLSDSLVYRLINMYFSNVSEKVKKSPHVLRHTFATHMLNNGADLNSVKELLGHSSLASTQIYTHSSLAELKKVYGDAHPRNQK, from the coding sequence ATGCTTGACAATAAAGGATCATTTAAGGATTATCTTCAAAAAGAGAAAAAATATTCCCTTCATACGGTTACGGCCTACAGTAATGATTTGTCTGATTTTGAGGCTTTTTTAAAACAGGATTTTGATCAGGACAGTCTGGAGGATGTGAATTACAGTCAGATCCGAAGCTGGATTGTTTCCCTGGTCGATGCCGGTATCTCAAATACGTCGGTTAACAGGAAAATTTCTTCCCTGAAATCATTTTATAAATTCCTTTTGAAAATAAAGCGGATTCAGGTAAGTCCGTTGCTGAAACACAAGGCGTTAAAAACGCCAAAAAAACTACAAATCCCTTTCTCTGAAAAAGAATTAGATAATGTGTTGAATTATATTGTCTATCCGGAAGGTTTTGAAGGAATTCGCGACAAGCTTATTATAGATTTGTTTTATACGACAGGAATACGTCGGGCGGAACTGATTGGGCTTAAGGTAGCCAACGTAGATTTGTCGAAAGGTGTTCTGAAGGTTTTGGGGAAAAGAAATAAAGAGAGGATTCTTCCGATGTTACCCGTGATACAGGAGCAAATACGCTTGTATTTGTCTGAAAGGGCTGGTCTGGAAGAGATTAAAGACGGGGAGTTTTTCTTTCTTACGTTAAAAGGAGTTAAATTAAGCGATTCGCTTGTTTATCGACTAATAAATATGTACTTTAGTAATGTCTCGGAGAAAGTAAAAAAGAGTCCGCATGTCTTGCGACATACCTTTGCGACTCATATGCTGAATAACGGGGCAGATTTAAACTCAGTAAAAGAATTATTAGGACATTCCAGTTTGGCATCCACTCAAATATATACCCACAGCAGCTTGGCTGAGCTGAAAAAGGTTTACGGAGATGCGCATCCCCGGAATCAGAAATAA
- the hpf gene encoding ribosome hibernation-promoting factor, HPF/YfiA family, whose protein sequence is MKVNVHAVNFNVDGKLVAFIQARLDKLEKYYDRVVSSDVFLKVEKTSDKENKIVEIKIHVPGDEFIVKKQCKTFEEGVELSSEALERLLVKRKEKIRTHI, encoded by the coding sequence ATGAAGGTAAACGTTCATGCAGTTAACTTTAATGTTGACGGAAAGCTTGTAGCATTCATTCAGGCCAGATTGGATAAGTTAGAAAAGTACTATGACAGAGTGGTTTCGTCAGATGTTTTTTTGAAGGTGGAAAAAACGAGTGATAAGGAAAATAAGATAGTGGAGATAAAAATCCATGTTCCCGGAGATGAGTTTATTGTCAAAAAACAATGTAAAACATTTGAGGAAGGAGTAGAACTTTCGTCTGAAGCTTTAGAGAGGTTGTTGGTGAAACGAAAAGAAAAGATAAGAACACATATATAA